The proteins below come from a single Corynebacterium glyciniphilum AJ 3170 genomic window:
- a CDS encoding 4-hydroxy-3-methylbut-2-enyl diphosphate reductase, translated as MTEASPVDNFTTIAPTTTIDSPRLDADRRDSKRVLLAAPRGYCAGVDRAVETVEKALEKHGAPLYVRKEIVHNKHVVKTLEERGVIFVDQTTEVPEGANVVFSAHGVSPQVHLEAKQLNLKTFDATCPLVTKVHNEVKRFAKQGYQIILIGHHGHEEVEGTAGEAPDVVHLVDGQEDVDALEFPEGTKLIWLSQTTLSVDETMRTVKLLHEKFPQLETPPSDDICYATQNRQVAVKAIAPQVELMIVVGSQNSSNSKRLVEVALQHGTKESYLVDYAEQVDPSWFDGVTSVGVTSGASVPELLVRGVLELLAEHGFSSIEEVTTATEDLVFSLPRELRPARNAS; from the coding sequence ATGACTGAGGCTTCACCTGTGGATAACTTCACCACAATTGCCCCGACGACCACCATCGACAGCCCGAGGCTGGACGCCGACAGGCGCGACAGCAAGCGCGTGCTGCTGGCGGCGCCGCGTGGTTACTGCGCAGGCGTCGACCGAGCCGTGGAGACGGTGGAGAAGGCGCTGGAAAAGCACGGCGCACCCCTGTACGTCCGCAAGGAGATCGTGCACAACAAGCATGTCGTCAAGACGCTCGAGGAACGCGGCGTCATCTTCGTCGACCAGACGACGGAGGTGCCGGAGGGCGCCAATGTCGTGTTCTCGGCCCACGGGGTCTCCCCGCAGGTGCATCTCGAGGCGAAACAGCTGAACCTGAAGACCTTCGACGCGACTTGTCCACTGGTGACCAAGGTGCACAACGAGGTCAAGCGTTTCGCCAAGCAGGGCTACCAGATCATCCTCATCGGCCACCACGGTCACGAGGAAGTCGAGGGGACCGCAGGAGAAGCACCGGATGTGGTGCACCTGGTCGACGGGCAGGAGGACGTCGATGCGCTGGAGTTCCCCGAGGGGACCAAGCTGATCTGGCTCTCACAGACCACCCTGAGCGTCGACGAGACGATGCGTACGGTGAAACTCCTCCACGAGAAGTTCCCGCAGCTGGAGACGCCGCCGAGTGACGACATCTGCTACGCCACCCAGAACCGGCAGGTCGCGGTGAAGGCGATTGCTCCGCAGGTCGAGTTGATGATCGTCGTGGGTTCACAGAACTCGTCGAACTCGAAGCGGTTGGTCGAGGTCGCGCTCCAGCACGGAACGAAGGAGTCCTACCTGGTCGACTACGCCGAGCAGGTCGACCCGTCGTGGTTCGACGGCGTCACCTCGGTGGGAGTCACCTCGGGCGCCTCGGTCCCGGAACTGCTGGTGCGGGGAGTGCTTGAACTGCTCGCTGAGCACGGCTTCTCAAGTATCGAGGAGGTTACCACCGCCACGGAGGACCTGGTCTTCTCACTGCCGCGTGAACTCCGGCCCGCCCGGAACGCCAGCTGA
- a CDS encoding DUF6542 domain-containing protein — MTSDTTDESAPLNRRGLIPVWAPLLVMVAVVLTGIVLGGVGTSYVVLFAVSAIVCTALVELRGLFLTVVLLPVYWFFGITGAGLIDASSGTAGSGLRTALITAAYPAIEKFLWLAATFVICAIIGVVRQRIDAAVLQSQHRRERSRRRQMSDAEQSNQRLNARVRDYDRTSDREQTSPAARPDRGPQTTRQYRSTGDATGAREEGRRPVARQEQPENSDSAETRTRTAAELREASRRRRSRSQDRPLDMD, encoded by the coding sequence GTGACTTCTGACACCACTGATGAGTCCGCCCCGTTGAACCGCAGGGGCCTGATTCCGGTATGGGCCCCACTGCTCGTAATGGTGGCCGTGGTTCTCACCGGAATCGTGCTCGGCGGAGTCGGGACCTCCTACGTCGTCCTCTTCGCCGTCTCTGCGATCGTGTGCACGGCCCTGGTCGAGTTGAGGGGCCTGTTCCTGACTGTCGTCCTGTTACCGGTGTACTGGTTCTTCGGCATTACCGGCGCGGGCTTGATCGATGCCTCATCAGGTACTGCAGGTTCGGGACTGAGGACCGCGCTCATTACCGCCGCTTATCCGGCGATCGAGAAATTCCTCTGGTTAGCTGCCACGTTCGTGATCTGCGCGATTATCGGTGTCGTGCGTCAGCGGATTGACGCCGCGGTACTGCAAAGTCAGCATCGGCGTGAGCGGTCACGCCGTCGTCAGATGAGTGATGCCGAGCAGAGCAATCAGCGTCTCAACGCACGGGTCCGGGACTACGACCGCACGTCGGATCGGGAACAGACGAGTCCTGCAGCCCGTCCGGACCGGGGCCCGCAGACGACACGGCAGTACCGGTCTACCGGCGATGCAACGGGTGCTCGGGAAGAAGGCCGTCGGCCCGTCGCCAGGCAGGAACAACCGGAGAATTCGGACAGTGCGGAAACCCGCACTCGCACCGCTGCGGAGCTCCGGGAGGCGAGCCGCCGCCGTCGGTCACGGAGCCAGGACCGGCCCCTCGACATGGACTAG
- the metS gene encoding methionine/alanine import NSS transporter subunit MetS, which translates to MSTTAIVMMVLFMVFLWGGLIIASINLRNNSDEESGELGSAPGTDDETLILHATSHPVG; encoded by the coding sequence ATGAGTACAACCGCGATCGTCATGATGGTCCTGTTCATGGTTTTCCTCTGGGGCGGGCTCATCATTGCCTCCATCAACCTCAGGAACAACTCCGATGAAGAGTCCGGGGAACTCGGTTCTGCACCCGGTACCGACGACGAGACTCTCATCCTTCACGCCACGTCCCACCCCGTAGGGTGA
- a CDS encoding AI-2E family transporter — translation MGRVSSDSKNTNESSGQKKSGGPNSPDPRDVVDGRDFADILMGSGRMDPESSLPLPGEDPAPVKSPAEASRESIFLDGDPAMSHPDEEVGPLQSDENAEPGKELRDRAEVIGTSARWAAGWSLRFLVVAAAFWVLGRALSGVWTGILPVILAIIVCTVLWPVVRLLRKGHLPNALAVLLTIILFFAVIGGIIAAIAPSVSKQIPQLVDRGAEGIEQIQNWVAGPPLNLQSDQIDNMIDQATNWVQDQTDQITQTAITGVSAITSGAITLFVMLVLIFFFLKDGEKFLPMVRRVAGRRVGWHLTEVLTRCWNTLGGFIRTQAIVSFIDAFFIGLGLVIMGVPLAGPLAIITFFGGFIPIVGAFTAGALAVLVALVANGFTTALIVLGIVLAVQQLEGNVLQPVLQSKAMKMHAVIVLLSVTVGGGLFGIIGAFLAVPVAAMITEVFRYIGDLTDLATGEKHSADIAFATSAGQQTGAQREQAAQRWQDWKKSLTTDDSGEPKPFSRFLAPLLPDDKDGKGGKDDKPSDDSASTQS, via the coding sequence ATGGGTCGGGTGAGCAGTGATTCCAAGAACACCAACGAGTCCTCCGGGCAGAAGAAGTCCGGGGGACCGAACAGCCCCGATCCGCGCGATGTCGTCGATGGCCGGGACTTCGCCGATATTCTCATGGGCTCGGGCCGTATGGACCCCGAGTCATCGTTGCCCCTTCCCGGGGAGGATCCGGCTCCAGTGAAGAGCCCTGCCGAGGCATCCCGTGAGTCAATCTTCCTTGACGGGGATCCGGCTATGTCCCACCCGGACGAGGAGGTCGGTCCTCTGCAGTCGGATGAAAATGCAGAGCCGGGTAAGGAACTCCGCGACCGCGCCGAAGTCATCGGAACGTCCGCACGCTGGGCGGCGGGCTGGAGCCTGCGGTTCCTGGTCGTCGCAGCAGCTTTCTGGGTCCTCGGCCGCGCACTGTCGGGCGTCTGGACCGGTATCCTCCCGGTCATCCTCGCGATCATCGTCTGTACCGTCCTGTGGCCGGTCGTGCGTCTGCTGCGCAAGGGGCATCTACCCAATGCACTCGCCGTACTGCTGACCATCATCCTGTTCTTCGCCGTGATCGGCGGCATCATCGCCGCGATCGCCCCGAGTGTGTCCAAGCAGATTCCGCAGCTCGTGGACCGCGGCGCCGAGGGCATCGAGCAGATTCAGAACTGGGTCGCCGGTCCCCCGCTGAATCTTCAGAGCGACCAGATCGACAACATGATCGATCAGGCCACCAACTGGGTCCAGGACCAGACCGACCAGATCACCCAGACCGCAATCACCGGCGTGTCGGCCATCACCTCCGGCGCCATCACCCTGTTCGTGATGCTCGTCCTCATCTTCTTCTTCCTCAAGGACGGAGAGAAGTTCCTGCCCATGGTGCGTCGGGTCGCTGGCCGACGCGTCGGCTGGCACCTCACCGAGGTTCTGACCCGGTGCTGGAACACACTCGGTGGATTCATCCGTACCCAGGCCATCGTCAGCTTCATCGACGCCTTCTTCATCGGCCTTGGACTGGTCATCATGGGCGTTCCTCTTGCCGGTCCGCTCGCGATCATCACCTTCTTCGGTGGATTCATCCCGATCGTCGGTGCCTTCACCGCCGGCGCGCTGGCCGTGCTTGTTGCACTGGTTGCCAACGGCTTCACCACCGCGCTGATCGTCCTCGGTATCGTCCTGGCCGTGCAGCAACTCGAGGGCAATGTGCTGCAGCCGGTCCTGCAGTCCAAGGCGATGAAGATGCATGCGGTCATCGTCCTGCTGTCGGTCACCGTCGGTGGCGGTCTCTTCGGCATCATCGGCGCCTTCCTGGCCGTCCCGGTGGCTGCGATGATCACCGAAGTCTTCCGTTACATCGGTGACCTCACCGACCTGGCGACAGGTGAGAAGCACTCGGCCGACATCGCCTTCGCCACCTCCGCCGGCCAGCAGACGGGTGCGCAGCGTGAGCAGGCCGCCCAGCGGTGGCAGGACTGGAAGAAGTCGCTGACAACCGACGACTCCGGTGAACCGAAGCCGTTCAGCCGGTTCCTCGCGCCTCTCCTGCCCGATGACAAGGACGGTAAGGGCGGTAAGGACGACAAGCCGAGTGACGACTCTGCTTCAACGCAGTCATGA
- the xseA gene encoding exodeoxyribonuclease VII large subunit: MSDASPPSGSPPSPTSAESPWPVHVVNDKVKGWIERLGHLWVEGQITQVNMKPSWKLSYITLRDVEKEQSIPLTCSTSMLRSMPTPLKNGDRVVVYGKPAFYSGRGSFSLWVSRVQHVGVGELLARMEQLKRALDAEGLFDVRLKRPLPFLPRRVGLITGRGSAAERDVLAVAHDRWPAVQTEVINTAVQGPQAVPQVLAALQQLESDPRVDVIIVARGGGSVEDLLPFSEEALIRQVSRMTTPVVSAIGHEPDNPILDNVADLRAATPTDAAKRVVPDVAAELELVTELRDRAAGALRSWVANEQRGLSTVRSRPVLADPLLPIRREQDLVSEARDRNDRALGITIRDMRSQITSLKAQVNALGPSQTLRRGYSVVQVLPRDHTPPQVVTTVDDVTPGSQLRIRVLDGSVTAAAMAVQRAEGTTAPAPGNTPTSSDPDRSTDRKDPATDE, encoded by the coding sequence ATGTCAGATGCCTCGCCGCCGTCAGGTTCACCGCCGTCACCGACCTCTGCGGAGTCACCGTGGCCGGTCCACGTGGTCAATGACAAGGTGAAGGGGTGGATTGAACGCCTCGGCCATCTCTGGGTGGAAGGGCAGATCACCCAGGTCAACATGAAGCCGTCCTGGAAGCTCTCCTACATCACCCTGCGTGACGTGGAGAAGGAGCAGTCCATCCCTCTGACCTGCTCAACATCGATGCTGCGTTCCATGCCCACACCACTGAAGAACGGCGATCGGGTGGTGGTCTACGGGAAACCTGCCTTCTACTCGGGGCGCGGCTCATTCTCCCTGTGGGTCTCACGTGTTCAACACGTCGGTGTCGGCGAACTGCTGGCACGGATGGAACAGCTCAAGCGTGCCCTGGATGCTGAGGGGTTGTTTGACGTCCGGCTCAAGCGCCCTCTGCCGTTCCTGCCCCGCCGGGTCGGTCTGATCACCGGACGTGGCTCCGCCGCGGAACGGGACGTCCTGGCTGTCGCCCACGACCGGTGGCCCGCGGTTCAGACCGAGGTCATCAACACCGCGGTCCAGGGCCCCCAGGCGGTGCCTCAGGTCCTGGCCGCGCTCCAACAACTGGAGTCCGATCCACGGGTCGACGTCATCATCGTGGCCCGCGGCGGTGGTTCGGTGGAGGACCTCCTCCCCTTCTCGGAGGAAGCCCTGATCCGCCAGGTGAGCCGGATGACCACCCCGGTTGTCAGCGCCATCGGTCATGAGCCCGACAACCCGATTCTCGACAACGTCGCCGACCTCAGAGCCGCCACACCGACCGATGCCGCCAAACGAGTCGTCCCCGACGTCGCGGCTGAGCTCGAGCTCGTCACTGAGCTCCGGGATCGCGCCGCCGGGGCCCTGCGTTCCTGGGTCGCCAATGAGCAGCGGGGCCTGTCCACCGTCCGGTCCCGACCTGTCCTGGCCGATCCCCTCCTGCCGATCCGTCGTGAACAGGACCTCGTGTCCGAAGCCCGGGACCGCAACGACCGCGCGTTGGGAATCACTATCCGGGACATGCGCTCCCAGATCACCTCCCTGAAAGCACAGGTCAACGCACTGGGACCGTCTCAGACCCTGCGCCGCGGCTACTCCGTGGTGCAGGTGCTCCCACGGGACCACACACCACCGCAGGTTGTGACGACGGTCGACGACGTCACACCGGGATCCCAGCTCAGGATCCGCGTCCTCGACGGGTCCGTCACCGCCGCAGCCATGGCCGTACAGCGCGCGGAGGGGACCACCGCACCTGCCCCGGGCAACACACCCACGTCCTCCGACCCAGACCGAAGCACCGACCGAAAGGACCCCGCCACCGATGAGTGA